In a genomic window of Mageeibacillus indolicus UPII9-5:
- a CDS encoding ABC transporter ATP-binding protein → MATVTLKDVKKIYENKVTAVHGFNLDIADKEFIVLVGPSGCGKSTTLRMVAGLEEISDGELLIDGKRMNEVEPKDRDIAMVFQSYALYPHMTVYENMAFALKLRKMPKAEIDQRVREAAKILGITEYLDRKPKQLSGGQRQRVPIGRAIVREPKVFLMDEPLSNLDAKLRNQMRAEIIQLRHRINTTFIYVTHDQTEAMTLGDRIVIMKDGHIMQIGTPQEVFEHPANIFVAGFIGTPQMNFFDAKVTGKDDDYMVQVGTAKIKLTGETAKKLAAQGITSKDVTLGIRPEHIDFVHTPSENTLTGKVDVSEMMGSEYHLHVTVDKYDIVLRVPTTDLPVEFKGGVSFGTEVSFTFRPESIHLFDPETEKSLL, encoded by the coding sequence ATGGCAACTGTAACATTAAAGGATGTCAAAAAAATTTATGAGAACAAAGTAACTGCGGTACACGGTTTCAACTTGGACATTGCCGACAAAGAGTTCATCGTCCTAGTTGGCCCATCCGGTTGTGGTAAATCAACCACTTTACGAATGGTAGCCGGCTTGGAAGAAATCAGCGACGGCGAGCTGCTGATCGATGGCAAAAGAATGAACGAAGTTGAGCCAAAAGATCGAGATATCGCTATGGTGTTCCAAAGCTACGCTCTTTATCCGCACATGACCGTTTATGAAAACATGGCTTTCGCGCTTAAGTTGCGCAAAATGCCTAAGGCAGAAATTGATCAGCGAGTGCGTGAAGCTGCTAAGATTTTAGGAATTACCGAATACTTGGATCGCAAGCCGAAGCAACTGTCCGGTGGTCAACGTCAGCGTGTACCGATCGGACGGGCAATTGTCCGTGAACCTAAAGTATTCTTGATGGACGAGCCGTTGTCAAATTTGGACGCTAAATTACGTAACCAGATGCGTGCTGAGATTATTCAATTGCGCCATAGAATTAATACAACTTTCATCTATGTTACGCATGACCAGACCGAAGCCATGACCTTAGGCGATCGTATCGTAATCATGAAAGATGGTCACATCATGCAAATAGGTACGCCTCAGGAAGTATTTGAACATCCAGCCAATATTTTTGTCGCCGGGTTTATCGGCACACCGCAAATGAACTTCTTTGACGCCAAGGTTACCGGCAAAGATGATGATTATATGGTGCAAGTCGGCACTGCCAAAATCAAACTGACAGGTGAAACAGCCAAGAAGTTGGCGGCGCAAGGGATCACCTCTAAAGATGTTACATTGGGCATAAGACCTGAGCATATTGACTTTGTACATACACCCAGTGAAAACACATTGACTGGTAAGGTTGACGTGTCGGAAATGATGGGTAGTGAGTACCACCTGCACGTAACCGTAGATAAATACGACATCGTTTTACGTGTTCCGACCACCGATTTGCCGGTTGAATTCAAGGGCGGCGTGTCGTTCGGCACTGAAGTTTCCTTCACCTTCCGGCCGGAATCTATCCACCTGTTCGATCCGGAAACTGAAAAAAGCTTGCTGTAA
- a CDS encoding pyridoxal-phosphate dependent enzyme yields MRYISTRSDFSTESSAEVLINGILPDGGVLVPEYLPFYDEAGLAELAPLSFNERVVRILHDFLPDFSPTRLRECVSKAFNKEAFPSERVVSVVGLNKYLQHEYLLEMWYGPTGSYKDIAIQLYPELLNLAATSMGKNCRYCFINATCGDAGIAATAALKDFPHTEALILYPQRGLNEVQRRQLLDGRGKNILIHPVNAGFDQIQILTKKICQSEEIRQAAVEAGKLVVTVNAKSWGRLLPQVAVFVSAYADLLATGEITAHDKLNVVVPSGNLSNLLAAWYARQMGVPFRHLVCASNRNKVTSDFFSSGKFDANRKLMHTIAPSMDILRPENMERLLFELSGHNYERVNAWELALSNDGGYQVETDILRRIQAVMVGGFADDNAIMRTIREVYDRTDFAVDPHTAVGFNVYGRYEQRSKDEAKVLYVSPTSPYKTPKVMSNALGLGKGAASVPETELISDLAKEIGVYLPKQLESLINAATPAATVAATAETATAIETNTNTAADNDNTKANVAATATVDETDVVAVDNIKANNMTAMSQSMSKPTSQPTSKLDVSEEPVSLTLQQVMPAVLEFVRHGCD; encoded by the coding sequence ATGAGATATATCAGCACACGCAGTGATTTCAGTACCGAAAGTTCAGCCGAAGTTTTAATCAACGGCATTTTACCGGATGGCGGGGTATTAGTACCGGAATATTTACCGTTTTATGATGAAGCCGGTTTGGCCGAGCTGGCACCACTTTCTTTTAACGAACGAGTTGTGCGCATTTTACACGATTTTTTGCCGGATTTTTCACCGACTAGATTGCGCGAGTGCGTAAGCAAAGCTTTTAACAAGGAAGCATTTCCCTCTGAACGTGTAGTTTCCGTGGTAGGATTAAATAAGTATTTGCAACATGAATACCTACTCGAAATGTGGTACGGACCGACCGGATCATATAAAGATATTGCGATACAACTATATCCTGAACTGCTGAATTTGGCCGCTACCTCCATGGGCAAAAATTGTCGCTACTGCTTTATCAATGCTACATGCGGTGATGCCGGAATTGCCGCTACAGCCGCTTTAAAGGATTTTCCACATACTGAGGCACTCATCCTCTACCCCCAACGTGGTTTAAATGAAGTGCAACGACGACAGTTATTGGATGGCCGTGGCAAAAATATTCTTATTCACCCGGTAAACGCAGGTTTTGATCAAATCCAAATTCTGACCAAAAAGATATGTCAGTCGGAGGAAATCCGACAAGCGGCAGTGGAGGCGGGAAAGTTAGTCGTAACAGTAAACGCCAAGAGCTGGGGACGGCTTTTACCCCAGGTGGCGGTATTTGTTTCAGCCTATGCTGACCTGCTGGCCACGGGTGAAATTACAGCGCACGACAAATTGAATGTCGTCGTTCCGAGTGGTAATCTCAGCAATTTACTGGCGGCATGGTATGCGCGGCAAATGGGGGTGCCGTTTCGCCATTTGGTCTGTGCTTCCAACCGAAATAAAGTTACTTCTGATTTTTTCAGCAGCGGCAAGTTTGATGCCAACCGTAAATTGATGCATACAATCGCGCCGAGCATGGATATTTTGCGTCCGGAAAATATGGAGCGGTTGTTGTTCGAGCTGAGCGGCCATAACTATGAGCGAGTCAACGCTTGGGAGCTTGCGTTAAGCAATGACGGCGGATATCAGGTGGAAACGGATATATTGCGCCGTATTCAGGCAGTTATGGTCGGTGGTTTTGCTGATGACAATGCTATTATGCGCACGATCAGGGAAGTATATGATCGAACCGACTTTGCGGTTGACCCACATACGGCGGTTGGCTTTAATGTGTATGGCCGATACGAACAACGTTCCAAAGATGAAGCGAAAGTGCTGTATGTTTCGCCAACAAGCCCGTATAAAACGCCTAAAGTCATGTCCAATGCTTTAGGATTGGGTAAGGGGGCCGCTTCCGTGCCTGAAACCGAGCTGATCAGTGATCTAGCAAAAGAAATAGGGGTGTATTTGCCGAAACAACTGGAGAGCTTAATCAATGCGGCTACCCCTGCTGCAACGGTTGCGGCCACTGCAGAGACGGCTACGGCGATCGAAACTAATACTAATACCGCTGCGGACAACGACAACACCAAGGCTAATGTGGCGGCCACGGCTACGGTGGATGAAACTGATGTTGTCGCTGTGGACAATATCAAGGCTAATAATATGACGGCTATGTCTCAGTCTATGTCTAAGCCCACGTCTCAGCCGACATCTAAGCTCGACGTCAGTGAAGAGCCTGTTTCATTGACCCTACAACAGGTCATGCCGGCGGTGCTTGAATTTGTCAGACACGGCTGCGATTAA
- a CDS encoding tRNA threonylcarbamoyladenosine dehydratase translates to MTIDNPIASPTASPTANPVATPTANPTAAAAKFHPHSGLGDKGGSPCCDTSACNSQERADSRTERLIGPNACRKLTQSKVAVFGVGGVGGMAMEALARSGVGNLILVDADTVALSNLNRQIIATEATLGQAKVAVAQARIAQINPQINVVTRQIFIRPTTELNFIDDVNFVLDCIDTVSAKIHLIEYCLGNGIPIISAMGAGNRLDPSKMGISDISKTYNCRLAKVMRTELRHRGIRHLPVVFSSEVPLRTPAVDGKRMPPASMIFVPATAGLLMANYVLSALIKN, encoded by the coding sequence ATGACAATAGATAATCCAATTGCCAGTCCCACAGCAAGTCCCACAGCAAACCCCGTTGCAACTCCCACGGCAAATCCCACTGCAGCGGCTGCTAAATTCCACCCGCACAGCGGTCTTGGCGACAAAGGCGGCTCACCTTGCTGCGATACATCTGCTTGTAATTCGCAAGAACGCGCCGACAGCAGGACGGAGCGGCTAATCGGCCCAAACGCTTGCCGCAAGTTGACTCAAAGTAAAGTAGCTGTTTTCGGAGTTGGAGGCGTCGGAGGGATGGCCATGGAAGCATTGGCGCGCTCCGGTGTAGGTAATCTGATCTTAGTCGATGCCGACACGGTGGCTCTGTCCAATTTAAATCGACAGATTATCGCTACCGAAGCGACTTTGGGGCAGGCGAAAGTTGCGGTCGCACAGGCAAGGATAGCGCAAATAAACCCTCAGATTAACGTTGTAACCAGGCAAATTTTTATACGCCCCACAACCGAGCTGAACTTTATTGACGATGTAAACTTTGTTTTGGATTGTATAGATACGGTCAGTGCCAAAATACACTTAATTGAGTATTGTCTGGGAAATGGCATTCCGATTATCAGTGCCATGGGAGCCGGTAATCGCCTTGATCCAAGCAAAATGGGCATAAGTGACATCAGCAAAACTTACAACTGTCGGCTGGCTAAAGTCATGCGCACTGAACTGCGGCATCGCGGCATAAGGCATCTTCCGGTTGTGTTCAGCTCGGAGGTTCCTTTGCGCACCCCAGCGGTAGACGGCAAACGAATGCCACCGGCCTCAATGATATTTGTTCCGGCAACCGCCGGACTGCTGATGGCCAATTATGTACTGTCTGCTTTAATAAAAAATTAG
- a CDS encoding dihydrodipicolinate synthase family protein — protein sequence MMDTKKFQGVFPAFYACYDADGAISPSAVRALTEYLISKHVQGVYVGGSSGECIYQSVAERKTVLENVVAAAAGRLVIIAHVACNNTADSCELAAHAESLGVDAIAAIPPIYFHLPEHAIAQYWNDISAAAPHTPFIIYNIPQLAGTALTMSLLREMKKNKNVIGVKNSSMPVQDIQMFHDEGLIVFNGPDEQFISGLTIGAVGGIGGTYAAMPELFLKARTELLQGNIALAAAIQNDICRIIYKLCSGHGNMYAIIKAVLRKQGGPDIGSVRKPLAPAVPADEAVIEACCTMIKEAIEKYC from the coding sequence ATTATGGATACGAAAAAATTTCAAGGGGTTTTCCCCGCCTTTTATGCTTGTTATGACGCTGACGGCGCAATAAGTCCCTCAGCTGTACGTGCGCTTACCGAATATTTGATAAGTAAACATGTTCAAGGCGTTTACGTCGGTGGTTCATCCGGTGAATGTATTTACCAAAGTGTTGCCGAACGTAAAACAGTCTTGGAGAACGTCGTTGCCGCGGCCGCCGGCAGGTTAGTGATCATTGCCCACGTCGCTTGCAACAATACAGCGGACAGCTGCGAACTTGCCGCCCATGCCGAAAGTTTGGGGGTAGATGCGATTGCCGCCATTCCACCGATTTATTTTCATTTGCCGGAACATGCCATTGCCCAATATTGGAATGATATTTCCGCCGCCGCCCCGCACACACCTTTCATCATTTACAACATCCCGCAACTGGCCGGCACCGCTCTGACTATGTCACTGTTGCGCGAGATGAAGAAAAACAAGAATGTTATCGGAGTGAAAAACTCTTCAATGCCGGTGCAAGATATCCAAATGTTCCATGACGAAGGATTGATCGTCTTTAACGGACCTGACGAACAGTTTATTTCCGGCCTGACTATCGGGGCTGTCGGCGGTATCGGCGGTACTTACGCTGCCATGCCGGAGCTGTTTCTCAAGGCGCGCACCGAATTGCTGCAAGGAAATATTGCCTTGGCCGCCGCGATCCAGAACGATATTTGTCGAATTATTTACAAACTTTGTTCCGGACACGGCAACATGTATGCCATTATCAAAGCTGTACTTCGTAAGCAGGGCGGTCCTGACATCGGCAGCGTAAGAAAGCCGTTGGCTCCGGCTGTTCCGGCCGACGAGGCAGTTATCGAGGCGTGCTGCACTATGATTAAAGAAGCTATAGAAAAATATTGTTAA
- a CDS encoding carbohydrate ABC transporter permease has product MLKAKKSSPYYVVSLIIMFILAVLFAFPLYWILTGSLKDAAAINAIDPEWFPKAPTLDNYVRLFERPAFRWLFNTVLMAVAAMGLTCVTASLAGYALAKKRFKGRVFLFSLMVAAMALPKQVILIPLLKEMAFLGIHDNLLAVILPTVGWPFGVFLMKQFSETIPTEMLEAARIDGAGELRTFNSVVMPIIKPGVGALAIFTFINSWNDYFLQLLMLNSNNNLTISLGIANLQGEMASDFGLIMAGAALAAVPIVTIFLIFQKYFTQGITMGAVKG; this is encoded by the coding sequence ATGTTAAAAGCAAAAAAAAGCAGTCCGTACTACGTAGTATCACTGATCATAATGTTCATTCTGGCCGTACTTTTCGCTTTCCCGCTGTATTGGATTCTCACCGGGTCTCTGAAGGACGCCGCGGCCATCAACGCCATTGATCCGGAGTGGTTCCCCAAGGCTCCGACATTGGACAACTATGTTCGCTTGTTTGAGCGTCCGGCCTTTCGCTGGCTGTTTAACACGGTATTAATGGCAGTTGCCGCGATGGGCTTGACTTGCGTCACCGCTTCCTTGGCCGGTTATGCATTGGCGAAAAAGCGTTTTAAGGGGCGGGTGTTCCTGTTTTCACTGATGGTTGCCGCCATGGCTTTGCCTAAACAGGTTATTTTGATTCCGCTTTTGAAAGAAATGGCCTTTCTCGGTATTCACGATAATTTGTTGGCCGTTATTTTGCCGACTGTCGGTTGGCCATTCGGGGTCTTCCTGATGAAGCAGTTTTCCGAAACCATCCCGACTGAGATGTTGGAAGCGGCACGAATTGACGGAGCCGGAGAATTACGTACTTTCAACAGTGTGGTAATGCCGATAATCAAGCCCGGCGTAGGAGCATTGGCCATTTTCACCTTTATCAACTCGTGGAATGACTATTTCCTGCAATTGCTCATGCTGAACAGCAATAACAATTTGACCATTTCCCTCGGTATCGCCAATCTGCAAGGTGAAATGGCCAGTGACTTCGGACTGATTATGGCCGGTGCCGCTTTGGCTGCCGTGCCGATTGTCACTATTTTCTTAATCTTCCAGAAATACTTCACTCAAGGTATTACTATGGGTGCGGTTAAAGGGTGA
- a CDS encoding extracellular solute-binding protein, giving the protein MNHKKIVAALLTGAMVLGMTACNKQETAPASGKTDAKAAEKSESKAAEITLWTYPIGEWKDAKTVDAFIAEFNKKEPNIKVKVEYLDYKSGDDKVTAALEAKTAPDIILEGPERLVANWGAKGKMVDISDLWTDEVKKDIVATSQAIVDACHTKDGKFYEYPLCMTTHCMAINYDVFEKANALQYLDQKTRTWTTENFRKAMKAVAESKQTKSSGIVYCGGQGGDQGTRALVTNLYGAEFTDKDHTKYTIDGEKGVKGLQLIADMVKEGSLSYDAGIAAAEELQKFANGTTAVSFCWNASNAAQYAKQVKFKPFAMAFPTSMDKPQLAGGIWGFGIFNNGDEAKIAAAKKFIKFVCDDKDQAKKSVYATGFFPARASLGDIYTGTEKEKNAEFSVMMPYLGDYYNVTAGWAEQRTAWWNMLQQIFGGTDVKTAVDTYSKTANRAAATK; this is encoded by the coding sequence GCGAAAGTAAAGCGGCTGAAATAACCCTGTGGACATACCCCATCGGTGAGTGGAAAGACGCCAAAACCGTTGATGCTTTCATCGCTGAATTCAACAAAAAAGAGCCAAATATCAAGGTCAAAGTAGAGTACCTCGATTACAAATCCGGTGACGATAAAGTTACTGCCGCGCTCGAAGCAAAAACCGCTCCCGACATCATTTTAGAAGGTCCGGAACGCTTGGTAGCCAACTGGGGTGCCAAAGGTAAAATGGTCGACATTTCAGACTTGTGGACCGATGAAGTTAAGAAAGACATTGTCGCTACCAGCCAAGCTATAGTCGATGCCTGCCATACCAAAGATGGTAAATTCTACGAATACCCACTTTGCATGACCACCCACTGCATGGCCATCAACTATGATGTATTCGAAAAAGCTAACGCTTTGCAATATCTTGATCAAAAAACTCGCACTTGGACGACCGAAAACTTCCGCAAAGCAATGAAAGCCGTTGCCGAAAGCAAGCAAACCAAGTCCTCCGGTATCGTATATTGCGGCGGTCAGGGCGGTGACCAAGGTACTCGTGCCCTCGTTACCAACCTATACGGAGCCGAATTTACTGATAAAGATCACACCAAATACACCATCGATGGAGAAAAGGGAGTCAAAGGACTTCAACTCATCGCCGATATGGTCAAAGAAGGCAGCTTAAGCTATGATGCAGGAATCGCCGCCGCAGAAGAACTGCAGAAATTCGCCAATGGAACGACGGCCGTATCCTTCTGCTGGAACGCTTCCAATGCCGCACAATATGCCAAGCAAGTAAAATTCAAACCTTTTGCTATGGCTTTCCCGACCTCCATGGATAAGCCGCAATTAGCTGGCGGTATCTGGGGTTTCGGTATTTTCAACAATGGCGACGAAGCCAAAATAGCCGCGGCCAAGAAATTCATCAAATTTGTCTGTGATGACAAAGACCAAGCCAAAAAGAGCGTTTATGCCACCGGTTTCTTCCCAGCTCGTGCTTCATTGGGTGATATATACACCGGCACTGAAAAAGAAAAGAATGCTGAATTTTCAGTTATGATGCCTTACTTAGGCGATTATTACAACGTAACCGCCGGTTGGGCTGAACAACGCACCGCTTGGTGGAACATGCTCCAACAAATCTTCGGCGGCACTGATGTAAAGACTGCTGTAGATACCTATTCCAAAACAGCTAATAGAGCAGCTGCAACGAAATAA
- the nagA gene encoding N-acetylglucosamine-6-phosphate deacetylase gives MLLKNGLKFDPACGFVRADVAWQGEKIATPLASDTNVYDVSGCYIIPGLTDIHFHGCRGADFSDGDAAGLATIAEYELSCGVTQICPTGMTLAAEQLKKICRTAREHREANRPGATIVGINLEGPFLSPAKKGAQNAAWLQEPNISLLHELETVSGHLVKLVSIAPELPGAVDFIREAAKTVTVSIAHTMANYEQASAGMEAGAKSLTHLFNAMPPLAHRDPGVIGAALDHAEVRTEIISDGIHVHQSAIRAAFKMFGAERMILVSDTMRAAGMPDGDYTLGGQDVIVKGKLATLKDGTIAGSVTNLMDCMRTAISFGINPADAVKAAAVNSAKTVGIYDLYGSLDLGKMANIVVLSPDFSVKSVIKHGQIVKGSL, from the coding sequence ATGCTTTTAAAGAACGGTTTAAAATTTGATCCGGCATGCGGTTTCGTGCGGGCAGATGTCGCTTGGCAGGGTGAAAAAATCGCGACACCGCTGGCCTCAGATACAAATGTATATGATGTGTCAGGCTGCTACATAATCCCGGGACTTACCGATATTCATTTTCACGGCTGCCGCGGCGCAGATTTCTCGGACGGCGATGCCGCAGGCCTCGCAACAATAGCGGAATACGAGCTTAGCTGCGGAGTTACACAGATTTGCCCGACCGGTATGACTTTGGCGGCCGAACAGCTGAAAAAGATCTGCCGGACAGCTCGGGAGCATCGTGAAGCCAATCGCCCAGGTGCGACAATTGTCGGGATTAATTTAGAGGGGCCATTTCTCTCTCCCGCCAAAAAGGGTGCGCAGAACGCAGCTTGGCTGCAAGAACCTAATATAAGCTTGCTGCACGAGTTGGAAACCGTTTCCGGTCATCTGGTAAAACTGGTTTCAATTGCGCCGGAGCTACCCGGTGCAGTCGACTTTATCCGTGAAGCAGCCAAAACGGTAACCGTTTCCATAGCTCACACCATGGCCAACTATGAGCAAGCCTCAGCCGGTATGGAAGCAGGGGCAAAATCTCTTACCCATTTGTTCAATGCCATGCCGCCTTTAGCGCACCGCGATCCAGGCGTCATCGGGGCCGCACTCGATCATGCAGAAGTCCGTACGGAAATCATTTCGGACGGTATTCATGTACATCAATCGGCGATTCGGGCCGCTTTCAAGATGTTCGGAGCAGAAAGAATGATTTTAGTAAGTGACACCATGCGCGCCGCCGGCATGCCGGACGGAGATTACACTCTAGGTGGACAAGACGTAATCGTCAAGGGCAAATTAGCAACCTTAAAAGACGGGACAATCGCCGGCTCCGTAACTAATCTGATGGATTGCATGCGTACGGCAATAAGCTTCGGCATCAATCCGGCTGATGCAGTAAAAGCTGCAGCTGTCAATTCCGCCAAAACAGTCGGCATTTATGACCTTTATGGCAGCTTAGATTTGGGCAAAATGGCGAATATTGTCGTATTGAGCCCTGATTTTTCCGTGAAATCGGTAATTAAGCATGGTCAAATTGTCAAAGGTAGTTTATAA
- a CDS encoding carbohydrate ABC transporter permease, whose product MSTVPNPGDRSRILARRETTSAYLFLLPSLIFFVGFVVVPMLICLVSSVFNYTDTAFEFIGFNNYKRLLNDPIFHKALRNTILIVVVAVPVVTIFSLWVSSAIYPMRAALRSFFRCIFYLPVVTGSVAVTVVWKWMFDKDSGIFNYILVHLGLIDKDISWLGDAHFAIWCIILILFTTSIGQPIVLYVSALGNVDQSLIEAASVDGATKLQVFWRIKWPQIMPTTLYIVVITTINSFQCFALIQLLTSGGPQDSTQTIMYYIYYNAFKLFQYGYGNAMGIILAIIIALFSAVQFKVAGKANS is encoded by the coding sequence ATGTCCACCGTCCCCAATCCGGGCGATCGCAGTCGTATTCTGGCACGCCGTGAAACAACTTCAGCCTACCTCTTCTTACTTCCCAGCTTAATATTTTTTGTCGGCTTCGTTGTCGTACCGATGCTAATTTGTCTGGTTTCAAGTGTTTTTAATTATACCGATACAGCATTCGAGTTTATCGGGTTCAATAATTATAAACGCTTGCTGAACGACCCGATATTTCATAAAGCTTTGCGCAATACAATTCTTATTGTCGTTGTCGCCGTTCCGGTCGTTACCATTTTTTCTTTGTGGGTCTCTTCCGCCATTTATCCGATGCGCGCTGCACTAAGATCATTTTTCCGCTGTATCTTTTATCTGCCGGTAGTCACCGGAAGTGTCGCCGTTACAGTTGTTTGGAAATGGATGTTTGATAAAGATAGCGGAATTTTCAACTACATATTGGTTCATCTAGGTCTCATCGACAAGGATATCAGCTGGCTCGGAGATGCTCATTTCGCTATATGGTGCATTATCCTGATCCTTTTCACAACTTCTATCGGTCAACCGATCGTGTTGTACGTTTCCGCGTTAGGTAACGTTGATCAGTCACTGATCGAAGCCGCCTCGGTCGACGGAGCAACAAAGCTGCAGGTTTTTTGGCGGATAAAATGGCCGCAAATTATGCCCACAACGCTATACATCGTTGTAATTACGACCATCAACAGTTTCCAATGTTTCGCTTTAATTCAGTTGTTGACTTCCGGTGGTCCGCAAGACTCGACCCAAACCATAATGTACTATATTTACTACAATGCGTTCAAACTGTTCCAATACGGGTACGGCAATGCCATGGGTATCATTTTGGCAATAATTATTGCCCTGTTCTCCGCCGTCCAATTTAAAGTTGCCGGCAAGGCTAATAGTTAG
- the thiD gene encoding bifunctional hydroxymethylpyrimidine kinase/phosphomethylpyrimidine kinase produces the protein MENKIIRALTIAGSDASGGAGMAADLTTFEEFGIFGQVALTTVVSMDPATWGHKVQDLPLQLVQSQLDTVFASDVPLHAMKTGMLGTPEIVRLVRKTIDSHTIGKVVIDPVLVCKGTDEVLNPSTADAIRAELLPVADVVTPNVFEAGALSEMGKLETLEEIKEAARKICALGAKTVVIKAGRTLTGDKAIDVFYDGREFTLLEMDKVTLAHTHGAGCTFAAAVTAGLALGKSEKEAVAAAKDFVYAALVHGFAYNKFVSPVFRPAQRCCR, from the coding sequence ATGGAAAACAAAATCATTCGCGCGTTAACAATTGCCGGCAGCGATGCTAGCGGCGGGGCGGGGATGGCCGCTGATTTAACGACTTTCGAGGAATTCGGTATCTTCGGCCAAGTCGCTTTGACTACGGTCGTTAGTATGGATCCAGCCACGTGGGGGCATAAAGTCCAAGACTTGCCGCTTCAATTGGTGCAAAGCCAACTCGACACCGTTTTCGCTTCTGATGTGCCGCTGCACGCTATGAAAACTGGGATGCTCGGAACTCCGGAAATTGTGCGCTTGGTACGCAAAACCATCGACAGCCACACTATTGGCAAGGTAGTTATTGATCCGGTTCTCGTATGTAAGGGTACCGACGAGGTGCTGAATCCGAGCACAGCCGATGCTATACGCGCTGAACTCCTGCCGGTTGCCGATGTTGTTACCCCAAACGTCTTTGAAGCAGGGGCTTTGTCGGAGATGGGAAAACTTGAAACTTTGGAAGAGATCAAGGAAGCAGCCCGCAAGATTTGTGCGTTGGGAGCGAAGACAGTAGTCATCAAGGCCGGCCGTACGTTGACTGGAGATAAGGCAATAGACGTTTTTTATGATGGCCGGGAATTTACCTTGCTGGAGATGGATAAAGTAACCTTGGCCCATACCCATGGAGCCGGTTGTACATTTGCGGCCGCTGTTACCGCTGGACTTGCCTTGGGTAAGAGCGAAAAAGAAGCGGTTGCTGCGGCGAAAGACTTCGTCTATGCTGCATTGGTACATGGATTTGCTTATAATAAATTTGTTTCCCCGGTATTCCGTCCGGCTCAACGTTGCTGCCGATAA